From a region of the Candidatus Binatia bacterium genome:
- a CDS encoding DUF2513 domain-containing protein encodes MKRDMDLIREILIAMEERPAEARGETLHVADRSDTEVAYHLRLLVDAGFITAIKASSNAGPAWLPLDLSMKGHDFLDAARDKTRWTKATTLMKEKAGGFALDVLRDLLVGMVRGTISP; translated from the coding sequence GTGAAGCGCGATATGGACCTGATCCGCGAGATCCTCATCGCGATGGAGGAGCGTCCAGCCGAGGCGCGGGGGGAGACGCTCCACGTTGCCGACCGATCCGATACCGAGGTGGCCTACCATCTGCGCCTGCTGGTCGATGCGGGGTTCATCACAGCGATCAAGGCGTCCAGCAATGCCGGTCCGGCGTGGTTGCCGCTGGACCTCTCCATGAAGGGGCACGACTTCCTCGACGCCGCGCGCGACAAGACCAGGTGGACCAAGGCCACGACACTCATGAAGGAGAAGGCCGGCGGGTTCGCATTGGATGTCCTGAGAGATCTGCTCGTCGGCATGGTGCGCGGAACGATCAGCCCGTAA
- a CDS encoding DUF1778 domain-containing protein, which produces MAVEQGRERRTGDAEGLGGVGYRQDAARHAAENALLDRTVFAISPKAYADFVARLDAPPRPNSRLRRSLQAPAPWEK; this is translated from the coding sequence GTGGCCGTTGAGCAAGGCCGAGAGCGCAGGACGGGTGACGCCGAGGGCCTTGGCGGCGTCGGTTACCGACAGGACGCTGCCCGTCACGCCGCCGAGAATGCCCTGCTGGATCGGACGGTGTTCGCCATCAGCCCAAAAGCCTACGCCGACTTCGTCGCGCGGCTGGATGCGCCGCCACGGCCCAATTCCCGCCTGCGGCGCAGCTTGCAGGCGCCCGCGCCATGGGAGAAGTAG
- a CDS encoding NADPH:quinone oxidoreductase family protein, giving the protein MRAIVVNEWTDPADLRVTEVAPPEVPAGSLGVEVRAAGCNFFDILLVKGQYQLKPPFPFVPGGELAGVVTEVGEGVKGFAVGDRVLAAVPFGAYAERAAVSARAAFVIPACMSFEEAAAFPVVYPTSYAALVYRAQLRPGEWLLVHAAAGGVGLAAVQIGKALGARVIATAGGPDKLEVARRAGADALIDYRGEDWVARVKEITGGHGADVVYDSVGGDTFDLSLKCIAWSGRLLVIGFAGGRIPEVKANRILLKNIAVIGLHWGAYAIHEPQRIPETFAALFRLYDEGKLTPVIYKVFPLQDLPAALAALGGRQTHGKVVIHP; this is encoded by the coding sequence ATGCGTGCCATTGTCGTGAATGAATGGACCGACCCTGCCGACTTGCGGGTTACGGAGGTGGCCCCACCGGAGGTACCGGCGGGTTCGCTCGGGGTGGAGGTGCGGGCCGCGGGCTGCAACTTCTTCGACATACTTCTGGTCAAGGGGCAGTATCAGCTCAAGCCGCCGTTCCCGTTCGTTCCCGGCGGCGAACTGGCGGGGGTAGTGACGGAGGTTGGCGAGGGGGTCAAGGGCTTCGCGGTGGGGGATCGCGTGTTGGCCGCCGTGCCGTTCGGCGCTTACGCGGAACGGGCCGCGGTGTCGGCGCGGGCCGCGTTCGTCATACCTGCATGCATGTCGTTCGAAGAGGCTGCCGCCTTTCCGGTGGTATACCCGACGTCTTACGCGGCCCTCGTCTACCGGGCGCAGCTACGTCCGGGCGAATGGCTGCTCGTGCACGCGGCGGCTGGCGGCGTGGGATTGGCGGCGGTGCAGATCGGCAAGGCACTGGGTGCGCGCGTGATCGCCACGGCCGGCGGTCCGGACAAACTCGAGGTGGCGCGCCGGGCCGGCGCCGACGCGCTGATCGACTATCGCGGCGAGGACTGGGTAGCGCGAGTTAAGGAGATAACCGGCGGGCATGGAGCCGATGTGGTCTACGACTCGGTCGGCGGCGACACCTTCGACCTGTCGCTCAAGTGCATTGCCTGGAGCGGACGCCTGCTGGTCATTGGTTTTGCGGGCGGGCGCATACCGGAGGTGAAAGCGAATCGCATCCTGCTCAAGAACATTGCCGTTATCGGTCTGCACTGGGGTGCCTATGCGATCCATGAGCCGCAGCGAATTCCGGAGACGTTCGCGGCGTTGTTCCGCCTGTACGACGAGGGCAAGCTGACGCCAGTCATATACAAGGTGTTCCCGCTGCAGGATTTGCCGGCGGCGCTGGCCGCGCTGGGCGGCCGACAAACGCACGGAAAAGTGGTGATACACCCGTGA
- a CDS encoding BON domain-containing protein — MRNRVWMGAASLAVAMAFVGGVAACGGFVPYRKMAQAAGSLLSARAQAEDQIMQLDLRRAIMTDDALAALGISPHVYMARGFIVGRVDNRAQADALVAAAQGVTGLRSVNYYLPVAPGGATVLAEDVEKAAEIKAAIAGAGDLVVTRYDVSVVDGHAVLLGVVGSAEESAGVETAALSVDGIGGVTNFLLPVEGPYAALRPRLR; from the coding sequence ATGCGGAATCGGGTTTGGATGGGGGCCGCCTCGTTGGCCGTGGCGATGGCGTTCGTTGGCGGTGTGGCGGCGTGCGGTGGCTTTGTGCCGTACCGTAAGATGGCACAGGCTGCCGGCAGCCTGTTGAGTGCGCGGGCTCAGGCAGAGGACCAGATCATGCAACTCGATCTGCGCCGCGCGATCATGACGGACGACGCTCTGGCCGCCCTGGGGATCAGCCCCCACGTGTACATGGCGCGGGGATTTATTGTCGGGCGGGTGGACAACCGGGCGCAGGCGGATGCACTGGTGGCCGCGGCGCAGGGCGTTACCGGTCTGCGCTCCGTGAACTACTACCTGCCCGTTGCGCCAGGGGGCGCTACGGTTCTGGCCGAGGACGTCGAAAAGGCGGCCGAAATCAAGGCTGCGATTGCCGGCGCCGGCGACCTCGTCGTGACGCGGTACGACGTCAGCGTCGTCGACGGGCACGCCGTGCTGCTTGGAGTGGTGGGGTCCGCGGAGGAGAGCGCCGGCGTCGAAACGGCGGCGCTCTCGGTCGACGGGATCGGCGGAGTAACCAACTTCCTGTTGCCGGTGGAAGGCCCTTACGCGGCCCTGCGACCGCGACTGCGCTGA
- a CDS encoding MBL fold metallo-hydrolase: protein MDLGHTTVIIGERGGRYPFGNSVLVSGTERRVLIDPSLSIVARRGELPPIDFVLNSHCHEDHLAGNHLFPEVPWYVHERDRPGFVSIEGMMEIYGFEDAMRAAFEHTVVQEFHYVARPDASGFDRDAVFDLGGGVRVRALHTPGHTRGHCCFFVEPDEVLYLGDIDLSSFGPYYGDAWSSLEDFERSIALIRDVDARWYATFHHVGVVDGRAAFLTRLDKFAAVIRSREERLLAFLRVPRSLEDIVAHRFVYRPQDAVPWADACERRSMGQHLERLVREGRVREIEAGRFLAAVGCE from the coding sequence ATGGACCTGGGCCATACAACCGTCATCATCGGCGAGCGCGGCGGGCGCTACCCGTTCGGCAACTCCGTGCTGGTGAGCGGCACCGAGCGGCGGGTGCTCATCGATCCGTCGCTATCGATCGTCGCGCGGCGCGGCGAGCTGCCGCCGATCGATTTTGTCCTGAACAGCCACTGCCACGAAGATCATCTTGCCGGGAACCATCTATTCCCGGAGGTGCCCTGGTACGTACACGAGCGCGATCGCCCCGGATTCGTATCCATCGAGGGCATGATGGAGATCTACGGGTTCGAGGACGCCATGCGTGCGGCGTTCGAGCACACCGTCGTGCAGGAATTCCACTACGTGGCCCGGCCGGACGCCTCGGGCTTCGATCGCGATGCGGTCTTCGATCTGGGTGGCGGGGTGCGAGTCCGGGCTCTGCACACGCCAGGGCATACGCGCGGCCACTGCTGCTTCTTCGTCGAACCCGACGAGGTGCTCTATCTCGGAGACATCGACCTTTCGAGTTTCGGCCCGTACTACGGCGATGCCTGGTCGTCGCTGGAGGACTTCGAGCGGAGTATTGCGTTGATCCGGGACGTGGATGCGCGGTGGTATGCGACCTTTCATCACGTGGGTGTGGTGGATGGCCGGGCTGCCTTCCTGACACGGCTGGACAAGTTTGCCGCCGTGATTCGTTCACGGGAGGAGAGGCTACTCGCCTTCCTGAGGGTGCCGAGATCGCTGGAGGACATTGTGGCGCACCGTTTCGTATACCGGCCACAAGACGCCGTTCCATGGGCGGACGCCTGCGAGCGGCGCAGCATGGGACAGCATCTCGAGCGACTGGTACGCGAGGGGCGGGTTCGCGAGATCGAAGCCGGCCGTTTCTTGGCGGCGGTCGGGTGCGAGTAA
- the sufT gene encoding putative Fe-S cluster assembly protein SufT: MSTEQVELRRDCEAVQIPAGYTVTLPRGTVGIITQSLGGTYTLQVPSLGGLFRISSANGDAIGKADEQAAPGAAAATQGDLESQVWTQLKTCYDPEIPVNIVDLGLVYDMQISDLPEGKHRVDVKMTLTAPGCGMGGHIAQDARYKLLQVPGIGEADVEVVWEPPWSPQMISPEGRQSLGMD; the protein is encoded by the coding sequence ATGAGCACCGAGCAGGTTGAGCTGCGCCGGGACTGCGAAGCCGTGCAGATTCCCGCCGGCTACACGGTTACGTTACCGAGGGGTACGGTCGGCATCATCACGCAGTCGCTGGGCGGCACTTACACCTTGCAGGTGCCCAGCCTCGGGGGGCTGTTCCGCATCTCCAGCGCCAATGGCGACGCCATCGGCAAGGCGGACGAGCAAGCGGCGCCGGGGGCAGCGGCAGCAACACAGGGCGATCTCGAATCCCAGGTCTGGACGCAACTGAAGACCTGCTACGACCCCGAGATTCCCGTCAACATCGTCGATCTCGGCCTCGTCTACGACATGCAGATCAGCGACCTGCCGGAGGGCAAGCACCGGGTAGATGTGAAGATGACCCTGACCGCCCCGGGATGCGGCATGGGCGGGCACATCGCCCAGGATGCGCGCTACAAACTCCTGCAGGTGCCGGGGATCGGCGAGGCCGACGTCGAAGTCGTCTGGGAACCGCCGTGGAGCCCGCAGATGATTTCGCCGGAGGGCCGGCAGTCACTGGGGATGGACTGA
- a CDS encoding D-2-hydroxyacid dehydrogenase, with product MEIVVLDGQTLNPGDNPWDALAQLGSLTVYDRTPPELVVERACDASIVLTNKTRLAADVLERLPRLRFVAVLATGYDVVDVAAARARGVAVSNVPEYGTDSVAQHVFALLLELCAHVALHDAAVHEGEWSRAADFCFWRQPIVELTGLKFGIVGFGRIGRRVGTIARAFDMQLLATRPRGMDAAPYPLTWLDVPELFSAADVVSLHCPLTPATAGFVNGTLLARMKPTAYLINTARGGLIDEAALAAALDAGRLAGAAVDVTSTEPIRADNPLLGARNCLITPHVAWASLAARRRLMATTVRNVEAFLAGSPINVVNLDTTE from the coding sequence ATGGAGATCGTCGTTCTCGACGGCCAGACGTTGAACCCGGGTGACAATCCGTGGGACGCGCTCGCGCAACTCGGGTCCCTGACCGTCTACGATCGTACGCCTCCGGAACTGGTTGTCGAGCGGGCCTGCGACGCAAGTATCGTACTGACCAACAAGACGCGTCTCGCGGCCGACGTATTGGAGCGGCTCCCGCGTTTGCGCTTCGTGGCGGTGCTGGCCACCGGCTACGACGTCGTCGATGTGGCAGCGGCGCGGGCGCGCGGCGTTGCGGTGTCGAACGTCCCCGAGTACGGGACGGACTCCGTCGCGCAGCACGTCTTTGCCCTGCTGTTGGAGCTATGCGCCCACGTCGCCCTGCACGACGCTGCCGTTCACGAGGGCGAATGGAGTCGCGCGGCGGATTTCTGTTTCTGGCGGCAACCGATCGTCGAGCTGACCGGGCTGAAATTCGGGATCGTCGGATTCGGTCGGATCGGCCGGCGGGTGGGAACGATCGCGCGGGCTTTCGACATGCAGTTGCTGGCCACCCGTCCGCGGGGCATGGACGCCGCTCCGTACCCGCTGACGTGGCTCGATGTGCCGGAGCTTTTCTCGGCGGCCGATGTGGTCAGCCTGCACTGTCCGTTGACGCCGGCGACGGCGGGCTTCGTGAACGGTACCCTGCTCGCGCGCATGAAGCCGACGGCGTACCTGATCAACACGGCGCGCGGGGGGCTCATCGACGAAGCCGCGCTTGCGGCGGCGCTCGACGCCGGCCGGCTCGCGGGCGCGGCGGTGGACGTCACGTCGACGGAGCCGATCCGGGCGGACAATCCGCTGCTCGGCGCCCGCAATTGTCTAATCACGCCGCATGTCGCCTGGGCCAGCCTGGCGGCGCGCCGCCGGCTGATGGCGACAACCGTCCGCAACGTCGAGGCGTTCCTCGCCGGGTCGCCGATCAACGTGGTTAACCTCGATACGACAGAATAA
- a CDS encoding L,D-transpeptidase produces MRWGWRLGWGALVVALNVLGGAGRAAAASDDTGMSLRIFKRRHEMVLVDNKQLVRKFTVALGRAPVGAKLVRGDNRTPEGRYYVCEKNANSRFHRFLGLSYPNREDADRGFARRLISADQWGDIFFANLQRTVPPWSTPLGGRVGIHGQSGRDMSLDWTEGCIAVSDADIDYLYATVPVGTPVIISD; encoded by the coding sequence ATGCGGTGGGGTTGGCGGCTGGGGTGGGGAGCGCTTGTGGTCGCCCTGAACGTACTCGGGGGCGCGGGACGGGCCGCGGCGGCCAGCGACGATACCGGCATGTCCCTGCGGATCTTCAAGCGGCGCCACGAGATGGTGCTCGTCGACAACAAACAACTCGTGCGGAAGTTCACCGTCGCCCTCGGGCGTGCCCCGGTCGGTGCCAAGCTCGTACGCGGCGATAATCGCACCCCGGAAGGCCGCTATTACGTGTGCGAGAAGAACGCCAACAGCCGCTTTCACCGCTTCCTCGGGCTCAGCTATCCGAACCGCGAAGACGCCGACCGCGGCTTCGCTCGCCGCCTGATCAGCGCTGACCAGTGGGGCGACATCTTCTTCGCCAACCTGCAACGCACCGTCCCGCCATGGAGCACCCCCCTCGGCGGTCGCGTCGGCATCCACGGCCAGAGCGGCCGCGATATGAGCCTCGACTGGACCGAAGGCTGCATCGCGGTGAGCGACGCCGATATCGATTACCTCTACGCCACCGTGCCCGTCGGTACGCCGGTGATCATCTCGGACTGA
- a CDS encoding efflux RND transporter periplasmic adaptor subunit has product MLTSERFFNARAAARTGVALMVVTALSAASACRRTDVVAAGPATPLAPAAASEPVVDVTAAVVRRGQILQPVLAPGSLVASRESQIGTEVTGRVQKVHVAEGDRVAVGAPLFEIDPVPYEMALRQAEAVMDVARAERAQLESDLARSRTLRKQEVVSQQDFDRLTTQLAVAQARERQAAETLALARYNVSRTVVRAPYDGSVARRLVDEGTTALVQPQTIVVVLQETAELEANASIPESQLAVVEAGDKALLRVEGIPDPIETAVSAVSDSIDPATRTYLVKMRVPNADRRLKAGVFALVEIIPRSKFDVLVVPADAVRTEEGRTRVIVVRDGRAVAVPVEIGLTSEQAAEVLRGVDVGDQVLVGEAARSIAPGMRVRVAAAPQEAKS; this is encoded by the coding sequence GTGCTGACAAGCGAAAGGTTCTTTAACGCGCGCGCCGCGGCGCGCACCGGAGTGGCGCTAATGGTGGTGACCGCCCTGTCGGCGGCATCTGCCTGCCGGCGCACCGATGTGGTGGCTGCCGGTCCGGCCACCCCGCTCGCGCCCGCCGCGGCAAGCGAGCCGGTGGTGGACGTGACGGCCGCGGTGGTGCGCCGCGGACAGATTCTGCAGCCGGTCTTGGCGCCGGGGAGTCTGGTGGCGTCGCGAGAAAGTCAGATCGGCACCGAGGTGACCGGGCGAGTTCAGAAGGTTCATGTCGCGGAGGGCGATCGGGTCGCGGTTGGCGCGCCGTTGTTCGAGATCGATCCGGTCCCGTACGAAATGGCGTTGCGGCAGGCGGAGGCGGTCATGGACGTGGCCAGGGCCGAGCGCGCGCAACTGGAGAGCGACCTCGCGCGTTCGCGAACGTTGCGCAAGCAGGAGGTCGTGTCGCAGCAGGACTTCGATCGGCTGACGACACAGCTAGCGGTGGCTCAGGCGCGAGAACGTCAGGCGGCCGAGACGTTGGCGTTGGCGCGCTACAACGTTTCGCGCACCGTCGTGCGTGCGCCTTATGATGGGTCGGTTGCTCGACGTCTGGTGGACGAAGGCACGACAGCGCTGGTGCAGCCGCAAACGATCGTGGTCGTGCTGCAGGAGACGGCGGAGCTGGAGGCCAATGCCTCGATTCCGGAAAGCCAGTTGGCCGTGGTGGAGGCAGGCGACAAGGCGCTCCTGCGGGTCGAGGGGATTCCCGACCCTATAGAGACCGCGGTTTCGGCGGTAAGCGACAGCATCGACCCGGCGACGCGGACCTACCTGGTGAAGATGCGCGTACCGAACGCCGACCGGCGGCTGAAAGCGGGGGTGTTCGCGCTGGTGGAGATCATCCCGCGCTCGAAGTTCGACGTGCTCGTCGTACCCGCGGATGCGGTTCGAACGGAGGAAGGCCGGACGCGGGTCATTGTCGTGCGCGACGGGCGCGCGGTGGCGGTACCGGTGGAAATCGGCCTGACCTCCGAGCAAGCGGCCGAGGTGTTGCGGGGAGTGGACGTCGGCGATCAGGTGCTGGTCGGCGAAGCGGCGCGCTCGATTGCGCCGGGGATGCGCGTCCGAGTGGCCGCGGCACCGCAAGAGGCGAAGTCGTGA
- a CDS encoding DUF3604 domain-containing protein — translation MRMLKAGAAVVLAIALAVGGYVLGAYFQLYGEHEGAGTPTDSRIPAALVQARARTDAVAARAVTTSQPKQILFGDFHVHSTYSTDAFLWSLPMLQGEGAHPVSDACDFARFCAALDFWSINDHAEASTPRRWAETKEAIRQCEAVSGDPSNPDVAVFLGWEWSQVGATPQDHYGHKNVIFKGLADDEVPTRPIAAAGIASDGLRGSVGRVPLLLPLLDFPNRQRYYNFIEFMNEVRSVPDCPRGVASRDLPPDCYDSAATPADLFEKLDQWGFDSVVIPHGNTWGFYSPPGTTWDKQLAGKMQDPARQFIVEVMSGHGNSEEYRSWKEVEFDVNGTPRCAAPTEDYLPSCWRAGEIVAARCAAAGLGKDECERRAAEARQRYAEAGILGPWAVPGNTAEEWLDSGQCKDCFIPSFNYRPGGSVQYALAISNFDDPGNPRRFRFGFIASSDNHQARPGTGYKEYGRLGNTENGGAVSAEWRRRLLGERPAPEPRAVVVDIQEVGRRGFAALEAERQASFFMTGGLVAVHASGRSRDEVWNAVKRKEVYGTSGDRILLWFDLLNADSPGGGIANVPMGSQVRLGRTPRFEVRAVGALRQNAGCPDYAAQALTPERLASLCKGECYNPSDQRKRITRIEVVRVRPQVAPNEAIAGLIEDPWRTFACEPSEAGCVVQFEDPDFVAGARPAVYYARAIEEPSPAVNGANLRCKFDENGRCIQVNPCWGDYRTPKDDDCLATIEERAWSSPIYVDPTSSPRP, via the coding sequence ATGCGAATGCTCAAGGCCGGCGCCGCTGTTGTTCTCGCGATCGCGCTTGCAGTCGGGGGCTATGTCCTCGGCGCATACTTCCAGCTTTACGGCGAACACGAAGGCGCGGGAACACCCACCGACAGCCGCATCCCCGCGGCGCTGGTGCAGGCGCGCGCCAGGACCGACGCCGTGGCCGCCCGCGCCGTCACCACCTCGCAACCGAAGCAGATCCTCTTCGGTGATTTCCACGTCCATAGCACCTACTCGACCGATGCATTTCTCTGGAGCCTGCCCATGCTGCAGGGCGAAGGCGCTCACCCCGTGTCCGACGCCTGCGACTTCGCGCGCTTCTGCGCTGCCCTCGACTTCTGGTCGATCAACGACCACGCCGAGGCCAGTACGCCGCGGCGCTGGGCGGAAACCAAGGAGGCGATCCGCCAGTGCGAAGCCGTTTCCGGCGATCCCAGTAACCCGGACGTCGCCGTCTTTCTCGGCTGGGAGTGGAGTCAGGTGGGCGCCACGCCGCAGGACCACTACGGGCACAAGAACGTCATCTTCAAAGGACTCGCCGACGACGAGGTGCCCACGCGGCCGATTGCCGCCGCCGGGATTGCCAGCGACGGACTGCGCGGATCGGTAGGCCGCGTGCCGCTCCTGCTGCCGTTGCTCGATTTCCCCAACCGGCAGCGGTACTACAACTTCATCGAGTTCATGAACGAGGTTCGGAGCGTGCCCGACTGCCCCAGAGGCGTCGCCAGCCGCGACCTGCCGCCCGACTGCTACGACTCCGCGGCGACGCCGGCCGATCTGTTCGAAAAGCTCGACCAGTGGGGTTTCGATAGCGTCGTTATCCCGCACGGCAACACGTGGGGTTTCTACTCCCCGCCGGGCACGACCTGGGACAAGCAACTGGCCGGGAAGATGCAGGACCCCGCCCGGCAGTTCATTGTCGAGGTCATGTCGGGCCACGGCAACTCCGAAGAATACCGCAGTTGGAAGGAAGTCGAGTTCGACGTCAACGGTACACCACGTTGCGCCGCGCCGACGGAAGACTACCTGCCGAGCTGCTGGCGCGCCGGCGAAATCGTTGCCGCGCGCTGCGCCGCCGCCGGTCTCGGCAAGGACGAATGCGAGCGGCGCGCCGCCGAGGCCCGACAACGATACGCGGAAGCGGGCATCCTCGGCCCCTGGGCCGTCCCCGGCAACACCGCCGAGGAGTGGCTGGACTCGGGTCAGTGTAAGGACTGCTTCATCCCGTCGTTCAATTATCGACCCGGAGGGTCGGTCCAGTACGCACTCGCCATTTCCAACTTCGACGACCCCGGCAACCCGCGGCGGTTCCGTTTCGGCTTTATCGCCTCCAGCGACAACCATCAGGCCCGCCCCGGCACGGGCTACAAAGAGTACGGCCGCCTCGGTAACACCGAGAACGGCGGTGCGGTCAGCGCGGAGTGGCGCCGGCGTCTCCTGGGAGAACGTCCGGCACCCGAGCCCAGGGCCGTCGTCGTCGACATACAGGAAGTCGGCCGGCGCGGCTTCGCGGCGCTCGAAGCGGAACGACAGGCGTCGTTTTTCATGACCGGTGGCCTCGTCGCCGTCCACGCCAGCGGGCGCAGTCGCGACGAGGTCTGGAACGCCGTCAAGCGCAAGGAAGTTTACGGAACCAGCGGCGATCGGATTCTGCTCTGGTTCGATCTCTTGAACGCCGACAGCCCCGGCGGGGGCATCGCCAACGTCCCGATGGGCAGTCAGGTGCGGCTCGGCCGCACGCCGCGCTTCGAGGTTCGTGCCGTCGGAGCGTTGAGACAGAACGCCGGCTGCCCGGACTACGCCGCTCAGGCGCTGACGCCGGAGCGCCTTGCCAGCCTCTGCAAGGGCGAGTGCTACAACCCGTCCGACCAACGTAAGCGGATCACGCGTATCGAGGTGGTCCGGGTTCGCCCGCAGGTCGCACCGAACGAGGCGATTGCCGGACTGATCGAGGACCCGTGGCGCACCTTCGCCTGCGAACCGAGCGAGGCTGGTTGCGTCGTTCAGTTCGAGGACCCCGACTTCGTCGCTGGCGCACGCCCGGCGGTCTACTACGCCCGGGCCATCGAGGAGCCGAGCCCGGCGGTGAACGGCGCCAACCTGCGCTGCAAGTTCGACGAGAACGGACGCTGCATTCAGGTCAATCCGTGCTGGGGCGACTACCGCACTCCGAAAGACGACGATTGCCTGGCGACCATCGAAGAGCGCGCCTGGTCGTCGCCGATCTACGTCGATCCTACGAGCAGCCCGCGCCCTTGA
- a CDS encoding GNAT family N-acetyltransferase, whose product MGEVGPLLPPAPLTEQDEIGGFNSGEPSLDDWLQRPARGNQASGATRTYVVCRGRRAVAYYALAAGVVAADSATGRLRRNMPSPVPVAVLARLAVDREWQGQGIGRAMFREAALRVTQAADAIGIRGIIVHALSDRAKKFYLALGFEESPCEPMTLMVTLSDIRAAISGT is encoded by the coding sequence ATGGGAGAAGTAGGTCCGCTGCTGCCGCCCGCGCCGCTGACGGAGCAGGACGAGATCGGCGGCTTCAATTCGGGCGAGCCGAGCCTGGACGATTGGCTGCAGCGCCCTGCCCGGGGGAATCAGGCGAGCGGCGCGACGCGTACGTACGTCGTCTGCCGAGGGCGGCGCGCCGTCGCATATTACGCCCTGGCCGCTGGTGTAGTTGCGGCGGACAGTGCAACCGGGCGCCTGCGGCGGAATATGCCGAGCCCTGTTCCGGTGGCGGTGCTGGCGCGCCTGGCCGTGGATCGCGAATGGCAGGGACAGGGCATTGGGCGGGCCATGTTCCGCGAGGCGGCGCTCCGCGTGACGCAGGCGGCGGACGCCATCGGCATCCGCGGCATCATCGTTCACGCGCTTTCGGACCGGGCGAAGAAGTTCTACCTCGCTTTGGGCTTCGAGGAGAGCCCTTGCGAACCGATGACCTTGATGGTGACCCTGTCCGACATCCGCGCTGCCATTTCCGGCACGTAG
- a CDS encoding DUF1566 domain-containing protein, which produces MLARLIVLGIAGGVVAGCMPSAVYGAETPEQHCHRERYRAAAKYAACHQKAMGRHHGSGGVGDPSVAASWKCTVKYAANWSRLRAIGAGPCDGNRFETDVDGKTVTDKLTGLVWERKTGDGTVHDVNNSYTWSAGSADADGTVFSGLLQSLNGGACFTGQCDWRLPTIAELATIRLLSTSPVTCSGLPCIDPIFGTTMAAIYWSSTTDAVTPSDAWVVFFDSGHVSRAGKAYANYARAVRGGL; this is translated from the coding sequence ATGTTGGCAAGACTTATAGTTCTGGGGATCGCCGGGGGTGTCGTTGCCGGTTGCATGCCCAGTGCCGTCTACGGCGCCGAAACGCCGGAGCAACACTGCCATCGGGAGCGTTATCGAGCGGCAGCGAAGTATGCCGCCTGCCATCAGAAGGCCATGGGGAGGCACCACGGCTCGGGCGGGGTGGGAGACCCCTCCGTTGCGGCCAGTTGGAAGTGTACCGTCAAGTACGCCGCGAACTGGTCGAGGCTGCGGGCGATCGGGGCGGGACCGTGTGACGGAAATCGGTTCGAGACCGACGTCGACGGAAAGACGGTTACGGACAAGCTCACCGGGCTCGTATGGGAGCGCAAGACGGGCGACGGGACCGTGCACGACGTGAACAATTCCTACACCTGGAGCGCCGGTTCCGCGGACGCCGACGGGACCGTTTTCTCGGGGTTGCTGCAGAGCCTGAACGGCGGCGCCTGCTTCACCGGCCAGTGCGACTGGCGTCTCCCTACCATCGCGGAGCTGGCAACGATTCGGCTTCTGTCCACTTCCCCCGTTACATGCAGCGGATTGCCGTGCATCGATCCGATCTTCGGAACGACAATGGCGGCGATATACTGGTCGTCGACGACCGATGCGGTTACCCCGAGCGATGCCTGGGTGGTGTTCTTCGATAGCGGTCACGTGTCGAGGGCGGGCAAGGCATATGCGAACTACGCCCGCGCCGTGCGTGGCGGATTGTAA